A single genomic interval of Zingiber officinale cultivar Zhangliang chromosome 4A, Zo_v1.1, whole genome shotgun sequence harbors:
- the LOC121969971 gene encoding probable xyloglucan endotransglucosylase/hydrolase protein 33, producing the protein MLSITHTALYVAFSLISLVTVASSMRHNSPIPPPTTSLTDRFPHLGFDAAFTYLFGGKNIKKINDGSCVSITLDNSSGCGFKSKEMYYYGFFSAAIKLPSDYSAGVVVAFYVSNSQVYPHNHDEIDFEFLGHEKRKDWALQTNIYGNGSTATGREEKFYLWFDPTIDFHEYSIVWNQYHIVFLVDNIPVREVSHNEAMSRAYPSKPMSVYATIWDGSDWATHGGKKPVNYKVGPFVAWFKDLEMAGCAWNQTSPAASCSKRGSLSRDPVEGNEFMKLSEQQQRGMQWARSKFMFYSYCDDLKRFPVLPMECRGRGKSLT; encoded by the exons ATGCTCTCCATCACCCACACGGCGTTGTACGTTGCCTTCAGCCTCATCTCCTTGGTAACCGTTGCCTCGTCCATGCGCCACAACTCACCGATCCCTCCGCCGACTACCAGCCTGACTGACCGCTTCCCCCACCTCGGCTTCGATGCCGCATTCACCTACCTTTTCGGTGGCAAGAACATAAAGAAGATCAACGACGGCTCATGTGTCAGTATCACGCTTGACAATTCTTCTG GATGTGGATTCAAGTCAAAAGAAATGTATTACTATGGCTTCTTCAGCGCGGCCATCAAACTGCCATCGGATTATTCTGCAGGAGTCGTGGTGGCATTCTAT GTGTCTAATTCACAAGTCTACCCGCATAACCATGATGAGATCGATTTCGAGTTTTTGGGCCATGAGAAGAGGAAGGACTGGGCACTGCAGACTAATATCTATGGCAACGGCAGTACAGCGACTGGCCGCGAGGAGAAGTTCTACTTGTGGTTCGACCCGACTATAGATTTCCACGAGTACAGCATTGTTTGGAACCAGTATCACATAGT ATTCCTGGTGGACAACATCCCAGTTAGAGAGGTGAGCCACAATGAGGCCATGTCGAGAGCTTATCCCTCAAAGCCCATGTCAGTTTATGCGACAATCTGGGACGGCTCAGATTGGGCTACTCATGGAGGGAAGAAGCCTGTGAACTACAAAGTTGGACCTTTTGTTGCATGGTTTAAAGATCTTGAGATGGCTGGTTGTGCATGGAATCAAACTAGCCCAGCTGCTTCGTGCAGCAAGAGAGGAAGTCTGAGTCGTGATCCGGTGGAGGGGAACGAATTCATGAAGCTATCAGAACAACAACAGAGGGGAATGCAGTGGGCAAGGAGCAAGTTCATGTTCTATTCATACTGCGATGACTTGAAAAGGTTCCCAGTGTTACCAATGGAGTGCAGAGGCCGGGGGAAAAGTTTGACATGA